A single region of the Triticum dicoccoides isolate Atlit2015 ecotype Zavitan chromosome 2B, WEW_v2.0, whole genome shotgun sequence genome encodes:
- the LOC119362786 gene encoding NADH dehydrogenase [ubiquinone] 1 alpha subcomplex subunit 6, whose amino-acid sequence MAFTMRAVKVPPNSASMGEARHRVFDFFREACRAIPSIMEIYNLDDVVTPAQLRASISQQIRKNQGVSDPKVIDMLLFNGMEELNNITEHAKQRHHIIGQYVVGHKGLVQDLEKDQGSSEFLKKFYTSNY is encoded by the exons ATGGCGTTCACCATGCGCGCCGTGAAGGTTCCGCCGAACTCGGCGTCGATGGGGGAGGCGCGGCACCGCGTGTTCGACTTCTTCAGGGAGGCCTGCCGCGCCATCCCCTCCATCATGGAGATCTACAACCTCGACGACGTCGTGACCCCCGCCCAGCTCCGCGCCAGCATCTCCCAGCAGATCCGGAAGAACCAGGGCGTCTCCGACCCCAAG GTCATTGATATGCTTCTCTTCAACGGGATGGAGGAGCTGAACAACATCACCGAGCACGCGAAGCAGCGCCACCACATCATCGGGCAATATGTGGttggccacaaggggctggtgcaggaCCTGGAAAAGGACCAAGGGAGCTCCGAGTTCCTGAAGAAATTCTACACCAGCAACTACTAG